From the Lactuca sativa cultivar Salinas chromosome 9, Lsat_Salinas_v11, whole genome shotgun sequence genome, the window tactaaattgggcccacctttcCAAAcaggcctagatccaaggtccataataattattgggtcCAATTTACTCCATCCATATTATTCAGTTGCAGCCCAAGCCCagctagcccaataacagcccaattACTCATGGCCCAAAAATGAAAACTCAACAGAaggcgtatgttgggcgtactcctctggtacgcggggcgtacgctcgtctGTACCAAAAATCCTTccaagtgcttaatggcttaagcaatTAAGCCCATATGCTAGATCCCGTGACAAAAAGGGCctaggactcataaagtctcaatatttatccttttggacgtccataaagctcttaactcaaggtcttaacccattaagacattcaTACTTCTTACATGGGACATCCAAATCCAttaggacctcatttttcttactcaagacctctccaattGTCTAAAAGGACAGCTCATCTTAACCAAAACACATCATGCATCATAATGGGGGGTTTTTAGGACAAGAATCGTGTCAAAACTTCATCATacttagatctacacaaaatagatgtcaagcaagaagctttatacctttaggaGCTCTTGAACCACCagaaaacttcagatctacacGTTGGCCTTCTTCCTCTACTCACtagatgcaacaccttcttctcaaaacactcCAAATTCACTTCAAAAGCTCACACACTTAAGaagttggctagggtttggggaaaacggcTCTAAacagtggaggctagggttttggagGGCTGTGAGCTcttaaagttgtttaaatagcctCCACAcccgaaatattagggtttctgaatGATAGGCGTACGTTAGGCGTAATTCCAGTACGGTGGGCGTACATCGAGGGACCCCATGTTTCATTTActccattacgttgggcgtaacccagcctacgttgggcgtacccacgccTATCCCATACGCATGCATGGCCTTCCCTTGAAAACTTTTTCCATTAAATTCCATAAGtgtcaatatcttcaaagtgtcaaaactcctttattctaagtttgtttctgacgaactttatatccacgaaaaggtggcaagaagccctacgcttctagcaacacaccccgacacgaaaccttctcgaataaaacccattgcccataaaagacagaaactcccttactcttgatctcggggatccataaataattactcttagaacggggcgttacagacACTCTCTAACATGTAGAGTAAGGTTTTATCCTCACTTAATACATTTGGAAGTCTATAAATTATGAGATTTACATTCTTCATGATGTGCTCGACAATCTAGAACTTAGATTAGAGATGTGTTGTCTACTTGCACATCCCAAAAAGTGTTTTGGATAATATTTTACAAAGCTTTTGAAAAGAAAATGTTTGTTGCTTAGAGGTCGGTCTTCCAAGAGATGGAGCTGATATCCAAAAAAGTTAGTGGTATCCATACTGATCTTGataagattcaagagtcaaccaatgaagaaCCTATATTTGGTCTAAGTTTTTAATCTGGGTTTGAAAGAGCTATTAAGGAAAATGACATATCTCTAACTCTTTTAAATATACTTTGATAGAGGAGATCATACACCTAGTCATATATATTGAGGTTATTTGATTCACTAATATGCAATAATCAGAGTACGACAACTATCGAAAGTCCTGGCATGCCTTATAAGGTTACAAAAGAGAAGTAGGATATGGAGAGTGAAATTCAATCTATGAATGTTTGAAAACTTGCTTGATGGAACATTTAGCCTTAAAATCGTAAGTGTtggtggatctttaagaagataACAAACATTGATAGGAATTGATACATATTCAAACCAAAGTGGGTTATGAAGAATGGATAAACTTATGAAGTTCATTTATGAACTGAACAAGCATCTCgtgagatggaatctttgctttaatGACAAATTTCAAAGAGTATGGATTCCAAGAAACAGTGATGGTCCTTAAGGTGTGCCAAAGATAGCGGAAGTCACTAGGATTCCcatttcaatgagaaagttcaaagagtttaaacttTGAGAAATGAAAaataagccatatatatatatatatatatatatatatatatatatatatatgtgtgtgtgtgtgtgtgtgtgtgtgtgttaagaaTAGTGGGAGAAATTAGAATCGTTGTTTCAACGAGAAATTTCAAATAGTTTGAATTTCAAGAAATGATGATGAGCTATGCTAATGGAAGCAACTGGGATCTTTGTTTCAATaagaaagttcaaagagtttgaaTTTCCAGAAATAAAGATGAGTCGTGGATGTGCCAAAATTAGTGGTAGAATATAGTACACGTACTGAGTGTGttgatctatggagatagatcTTGGATAATTTATTAGGATAagctaaaacatataaaatcttGAGGAAACTCGAAATAGTTCATAATGCATGGCTTGATATTAAGCTACTATCCTAGTTCTAGTATTGATCTAGAAGAAATGAATCGTGTCCCTCATGATTTTTCTTATGGGATCGATCGTATATTTCATAACACATACCATATCTAATGACTCATATGCCTTAAGCACGACAGGCTAGATCAGATCAACTTGGAGAGAATCACTGAATCAATATCGAGTGCATTCCTTAGTCGTCTTATGAGCACTAAGGTTATGATCGTAGTATGAAATAATTTATTGTAGAAGTTACATTCATGCTAAGTTTCACACTAATAAAGACAATTTTGTTTGTAGTCAAAATTGGTGTCTTTTACTGAATGGTGAAGTATTAACTttgaagagtaccaagtaatacaCCATGGTGGATTTAACAATAAACTTGGAGTATATTGTAATTATTAAGATTGAAAACAAATTTATCTAACTAAAAGAGATTCATTATTGATATAtttgttgaaattcaatccttgaTGATCATTATGAAAGATTCTTGTGATTGAAAGGGTAAACTTACCTCGAGTATGGATATAGATTTCACGCAAGCTCACATGAAGTATACTTAGTAAGGACCATCACATTTGATAGTTGTTTGAATGTGAAGATGTCATAGTCAATAGAGTTATATTGGTAGAAATCTTGTCGATCCATTCACTAAATAGAGATTCCAACTAATGCTCATGAGTTTTTAAATAGAGCTTTAAATATTGGAATAACCCACGCTTTGAGAGATTACTTGAAGGATTCAATCACGTGTAAgtctgagatgataatatcttttgTTCTTAAAACGGAGAGATATTAAGTTCTTTTGTACAAGTTGGTTGTGTTTTGGTCTTACTCTACCATTATCTGTGAGTGGTAGTTATAAGGGGTAAGTtcatgcatgatttgatgagtagacaTAAAATATGTAGTCAAACTTTGTATATTTCGTCTCTTATAACAAGAGATGTGATATccttaggcccctcgatgatttcatACTGATATCTTATGTGCTTGGACGGGTCCGAACtaaattgatatgttcaattagaagtctgATTTGATTATCAAAAATCGTAAATTGAGAAACATGATGTTGAACTATTAGGTTGATTTATAATCCATGAATTATTTCacaatgatatcttgtagaaacaGAGGAGTAGTTGATCGCTTATCTATGGATTGATACTAGATAAGATTACAGTTTGGCAGTTGTTGTGGAAGGCATGCTTTGTTGGTTATTAGAAGATCATTTGACCAATAGTAGTTGATGAATTGTCCAACTAGCAGACTATTGGAAATAGGTATCCAatgtcataactaaattggtataacttTGGGAATAATAACAAAGTCTTTTGGGGTTGCCCTCAAGAGCTAAAATAACTAGAATAGATTTGAGATATTGAAATAATTCTTTAATTGATTTATTACAtgttcataaattaattagaacctAATTAGAATTGATtgataattaattataattaatttaaaattaattggaattaattaaaattaatcagGAACTAATTGAAGGTTCATGATCTGAATgttaattgttcaaaagttgaacaaaATGAGCATTCTAGAAACCTTAAAGAGGGTGGATGGTTTGGGGGCTTCTAGGATTTTTCGATAATCATTATAGGTAATAGATGAGGAAAGGATTTAATCTGGATTAAATctgattatttaattaattcagaTATGTTTTGCCTGCAAGTTACCTTAGTCATAAATAGACCCTTAAGCCTTCATTAATTTTTGTTCCAACCCTTCCCCATACttataaaatatgatttctcaagtatCCTCTCTCTCCTAAACATTATAGGGTTTTAGTCTTTTAGGTGTGATTCATTAGAAACATTCTATTTTAGGTGTTAGTCCTTCAAAGCCAATGTAGGAAGGTCAAGAATTTCAAGTGGAACAAGTATATGTTATTATACTTGAGATTTTAGTAATAATATCCCTTTTGATTTAGGAGCAACTTTTTCATCCGTGTGAACCTCAATTGTTCCAAAATTAACCACTTCACTAACTCCAATGACTGAGAACATTACATATAAATAAATGTTTGCTCATACGAAACATTTTCTGAAATTAGTCATTCGTAAAGGTTAAATCACCAACAAAGTAATGGCAGATTAATAGTTGTTTAGCCTCAATATGATATATGTGGATTGTGTTTATCATATGAATGCTACTTGAACCGACATTATTTAGAAACAGAACTTATGCAAAATGAGATAATGCAGCTAACTAATTAGTGTTGTTAGATTCATCGTCGGATGAATATGAACCGTCTACGATACTTTCCATTATTATTTTTCAGATGTGTGAACTCATTTTGTTTAAAGGTTAGAGAAAATGAATGGAACTGAAGAAGGTTTGCATGGAATTGAGAAAAAATAGAATTGAATTGAGATAGAATGAAATTGAATTGGGTTGAGGTTTGATGGTTTTATATATACGTAAAAAAAATTATTCTCTTTGATCGGTCAACTGTCAAAGAGTGTGGAAAAGAAAAAGGTAGCAAAAAAGCCAACCATTTGGACGGTTTCTAAGAACCCGCCAGATGCTTCATCCACATGATTGATTTTTCTTTGGAATCATGCCACCGACGGTACTGCCAACCCAATTACTTAAACCACTAACGACTCCGTGCACCCTAATTGTATGTAACTTTTGAAAACCAtgattttttaacttttaagatTTTTAACAAATGTACATGGCTTATTGCTAACGAGTTCGTGCACCCTAATTGTACGTAACTTTTGAAAACCATGATTTTTTTAACTTCTAAGATTTTTAACAAATGTACATGGCTTATTGTTCTGGTGTCTAGGACTTTTACACCTCGTTCCCGAGTTGtagcaaagaaaagaagagaaaagaaaagaaagtaacgagagaaaagaagagaagagaaaggaaaagaaatttgtcttttgtgttcccgagttggagagaatTGGAAGGAAAGTtaaacattttgttctttctCTCCAAATCCTTCCAAATCGGGAGGAAAGTTAGGAGGAAAAGTGATCCCTCAATTTCCTTCCACTTccctcctttaatgaaactcgggaacactaATTTCTCTTACTTTCCTCTCACTTCCACacatttcctttcttttctctccttaaattaAACTCGAGAACGGGGTGTTAGTTGCTGATTTTGGATTACCCCGCAAATTATTTTTGGTAACTCTTCTAAGAATTCTATTTGAGGttcatatttcaaaattaaaacaaatcaaatttatgttatttaatttactgtcaaattcagaattttcagttttttttttttttttttgttttgcttCGTGTTGGTCCACTCCATGCCCATGCACAATGCAGTTCATATGTTTAAAACATATGTAAGAATTCATCTGAAAATTGCAGTGTCCTACTGACAATGAAAAATCCAACTAGTTATCATttaaaactcaattttttttttttataaaaaggttcTTAAATGCAAAACTGAACTACAGACATAATGAAAAATAAGCTAAATAttatgaaaattaattaaaatgatttttaagttatatatgaaattaaaatatagattttatttttattatagttTTAAAGACCTAGGTAATATCCAACGAAAATATACTATTTTTTTAGAATGGTATATCACCTAAATTCGAAGTATGTGGAATTCACCCTCATCTTTTTAGTTGTTCGGTGgatggaaaaaaattaatttttccacttaaaaaattaatttatccatataaaatattttttttatatacagaTTTGAATTCTAGATTATATTATGCAGGTATATTGAACCTTTGTGAATCTTGCCAAAATTTCAAGCATATTCGTTACATCTTTTTTGTTTTCGTAAGTTGTGGCCCATCACATTTAACGTACGCCAAGTAAACAAAACTCACAATCATTTACAATATAAAAAGGAAGACGAAATAAACAAAtttgttattatatttttataacttaaatCACATATTAATATATACTTTAATTctataatacatatacatatacgtaACACAATTGGATCAAAGTTCATgagtattaaaaaaaattgatgtaaGAAGTTCAAACTAAAAAAATGTAGGTATGAAACCAAACGTTGACCAAAATTCTTTTTTTGCTTGTTTGACCACACAAACAGAAGAGATGCTCTTGTTTGTTTATGGGTTTGAATGTTCTCGAAACTAGCCCCAAATGCAATTCACTTCTATCATGAGTTTTTctcttaattttttattattatttgtttgctactcataattcatgttttataaacaataaaataTTGATAAAATATGCTAAATAATCGCCTATTTAAAGCGACCCTACCTCTACGTTTTCCTTCCCCCCGCTCTCTTCTTTGCTTCTCATAAACTCTCTCTGTCTAATCCTCTGATTCTTCAACATTCTATTCGATTTAATTTAGGTATGAATATGCATAATTTTCTCTTCAAATTCTTGAAAACTCTCCGATTTTAGCATATACAGTTTGATTGGGAATGAGTTCCAACTCAAAATGATGATCAAAATTGTTGTCTTTCTCTTCCTAACACGAATTAGGTCGAAATGATTTTAAAGGACGATGAATTTGGTTTCATTCAtggttaataaaaaaaatatatgaaaattcaGGGAGAAATCTTCGCCATTTCTGCATTTACACTATTTATGGCTTGCTTCTAGTAAATAATGCAATAATCAGTTGTAGATGTTAAGTTGAAAATACCACATTTCTATGGATTCTGAGAGTTGAATTTGATGTGTTTAGAAATGAAGATGGAGTTTGAAGGTCGGTTTGGACAAGCTCAAAGGCAGAAATATGATTGCCTTCTTTTCGGTACATATAACACAAATCGTTTTTTGTTGCTATTTTAATCATTTTGTTGATTGTAATTAGTTTAATTTACTTCCGGAATTTATCATCTGTACAGATCTAGATGATACTCTTTACCCTGTTAGTGCTGGATTGGCAGCTGGAGTTCTCAAGAACATCAAAGGTTTTGTTCGACACCTGACATTTGATAAAGATCCCCTTCCTGAGATCAATTATAATTCGTTTGTTGATCTCTAAATTTACTTCATGGTTGATCAAATTTGCAGATTATATGGTTGAAAAGCTTGGAATCGATGCAGAAAAGATCCCTGAACTATGTAATTTGTTATACAAAAACTACGGGACCACAATGGCAGGCATTCGGGTATGGGATTTTCACTTTTTCTTTTAATGATCTTAATTTTGGATTTTGCCTTCTGAATATCTGATAAAATCTTATGTTCTTCATTGATATCTTACATAGGCAATTGGCTATGATTTTGACTACGATGAATACCACAGGTGAGAAAGAATATATGATCTATCTACACGTATTCAACTtccatatattatttatttatatttgagttgattATTGACGTCATcatttcttttttctattttctaGTTTTGTTCATGGACGATTGCCATATGAGAACTTGAAACCCGATCCTGTTTTGAGGACTCTTTTATTAAGCTTGCCTATTCGCAAAGTCGTaagtattttctttttttttttatagatgaaaaatgcaacaaaattcTTTTTTGGACTACATTGAAAAAAGTGATATACcacaaggactaaaaatgtatttatttttgtttgttttctagATATTTACGAATGCGGACAAGATCCATGCTGCTAAAGTTCTTAACAAACTCGGATTGGAAGATTGTTTTGAAGGAATCATTTGTTTCGAGACTTTGAATCCCATTCACAAAACTGTGGCTTCTGATGATGAAGATGACATCGAGTTTGTAGGCTCAACAACACAGTCTTCTgctaataacaataataataataataataataatataacaaACGAAATATTTGATATAATCGGACATTTTTCAAGATCTAACTCATCCTCGGAGTTACCAAAGACACCAATTGTCTGCAAACCATCCGAAGACGCCATTGAGAAGGCTCTCAAGATCGCCAACATTAACCCTCAAAGAACggtattatttttttcatttcattTCGTACCTTTGTATGTACAATTTTTGGAGTTTTATATGTTAATTTTAACACATGTTCAATTGTTATTTCAGTTGTTTTTCGAAGACAGTGTCCGAAATATTCAATCGGGAAAACGTGTTGGGCTCGACACAGTTTTGGTAAGCTATATATACACGATATTGAAAAAATATTTgacaaaaaataataaaacttaaaattaaaataataatgtttttttaatattatgtaaTGTTATGATGTAGGTTGGGACATCTCATAGGTGCAAAGGTGCGGATTATGCTTTAGAAAGCATGCACAATATTAAAGAGGCGATACCGGAGCTGTGGGAAGCCGATAACAAGGTTTCTGACGGCGGTTATAATTCCGGCAAGGTCAAAATCGTGGAGACATCTGTCACAGCTTGAGAATCGAGATTAGATTAATGTCGTTATCTCTTTGGCTTACGTATCTAAACGCAGACTTGGTTGTACCTTGTGGAATGCAAGTTGTACCATGATCTGGGTTTGGTTGCAAAATT encodes:
- the LOC111882695 gene encoding uncharacterized protein LOC111882695 translates to MKMEFEGRFGQAQRQKYDCLLFDLDDTLYPVSAGLAAGVLKNIKDYMVEKLGIDAEKIPELCNLLYKNYGTTMAGIRAIGYDFDYDEYHSFVHGRLPYENLKPDPVLRTLLLSLPIRKVIFTNADKIHAAKVLNKLGLEDCFEGIICFETLNPIHKTVASDDEDDIEFVGSTTQSSANNNNNNNNNNITNEIFDIIGHFSRSNSSSELPKTPIVCKPSEDAIEKALKIANINPQRTLFFEDSVRNIQSGKRVGLDTVLVGTSHRCKGADYALESMHNIKEAIPELWEADNKVSDGGYNSGKVKIVETSVTA